The following DNA comes from Nitrososphaerota archaeon.
CTTTTACTTTTAGGAATACTTTCAATAACTATTAAGATATTATTTTCTAATGGAATAAAGATATTATACAATATAGCATTAACTTACATACTTTCGTATTTTATGTATAAATTAAATGCTATAGGTCCAGGTGATGTTATATATACTTTAGCTCTTTCATTTGTTTATCCATTATCAAAAATTGATAAATCGATTTTCTTCCCAATAAATATTATAATTTATGCATCTTTCCTTTCTTTCCTTTATATTCTTGCATTAACTAATATCAAATTTTTTCTTTTTACGTTTTTATCATGGTTTTTTATAGGATTTTTCTCTCTTTTCTTCATTATATTCTTTTTTAATAAAATTACTATAAAGGAAGTACCATTTATACCATTTTTATTAATTAGTACAGTAATGTCTCTTTTCTATAATGATATTTGGGGTGGTCTTATTTGGTACAAATTGTAGAAAAGCAAATAGTAATATTTATTTCATTATTTATATCCATGATTTTTTCTCAAGTATTTATTAATAGTATAGAAATTGCTAATAAACAAGCAACTTATAATTCTTTATGCTCTTTAATTAATAAAATTATTTATGGTATTGAAGTAGTATCTCTTTATCCAAATAAAGAATATTCTTGTATTTTTTCAATTATGGAAAATGTTAGTATATCATCCAATGGAAATAAAATTATAATAAGAAATTTTAATAATAAAAATCCAATAATTATAGAAGAAGAACTTAAAACTCGTTTAAATGTAAACTATAAATTAAATGCAGGAGTATATCTTTTAAGAGTAAAAATTGAAGATAATAAAATAAAAGTTTTATTTGAAAATATTAGTGATAATTATGCCATCAGAAACAATTGAGTCCTTTTTAGAAATAGCTATATGGATAACTATTAGTGGCATAATTATTTCATTATCATTCAATATTCAAAATTTTTATCATTCATTTATTTTAAAGAGTAATGTTGAACAATTAATGGAAGTTTTAATAAATAGAATAAATTGTGCTTTTTTAACGAGATCTTCTATTAAAATAACTTTGCCAAGAGATATTTCAAATAAAGATTTTAGAATAGTCATTTCTAATTCTAAAATTAATTTTTTTATAGAAAATGAACTTTTTATTCAGTATTCTTCTAAAATAATATTATCGAATAATGAATTACTTCCAGGAATGAAATATATTTTTTCTTATGATCCTGAAATCAATGGAATAATAATTTTAAAATGTGATTGAAAATGAAAAAAGCAAGTTTAATAATAGTTTCTACTTCTTTAATATTTCTATTATTCACTCTTCAATTATTGTTTATTATTAATAATCACTTTATTAATTCTCTTAAAAAACAAGAAGAATTAATAAAAATTTATAGAAATATAAATGATTTTAAAATATTTTTAAATTCTCTCGAAACAATTAACTATTGGTCTCTTGAGAAAAATTTCTCAAGTTATTGTAAACAATCTTTTTCATTAACTTTTTATAAAATTGAAATAAATGGAATAATTTTTTCTTTTCCAATATTAATTATAAGTGAAAAAGAATGATATCCATTCTAGATGCTTTAGCTACTATCTTTATTACATTAATTTTCCTATCTTTTATTTATTCATCATATTATGATTCCTCAGAATTATTTTTACTAATTAAATCAAATCATGCTTATGAGATAGCAAATAGAATTTTAACAATTTCTTATAGTTTAGGTTATATAGAAGAATTAAAAGAAAAGTTAGCTTGCAACGATTCATTAGAAAATATTTTAAATAAAATTGTAAAAATTTGTCCAAAAGAATATGAATGTGAAATTTTTATAAAAAATTTTAATGGTGAAATAATATCTAAAGTAGGCTCAATAAAGAAAAACTTTGCTATAGAACAAGAAGTTATTTTATTTACAAATTTCGGAAAATATTTATTAATAATAAGGGTTGCTTGCTAATGAAATATAAAAAATCTTTTTTATGGACTGCAGCTATAGCTTATATAATAACTCTGCTTATTCTTCCATTAAACTTAAGAAATAATAATGAAAAAATCTTTTTAGAAATAATTCAAGAAAATATTGATGCTATTTATTTAAATAAAGTAGAAAGTAACATTGTATTTGAGCTTTATTCATTTTTAATCGATAGTTCTAAACTTAGAATAATAAGCTCTAATAAATTAAATATTCAAGATTTACTTTCTTTTCTTTATTCAAGATTGGATTATTTTAAAGCAATTATAGAAGATTATTATAAAAATAAAGGTATGGAATTAAGTATTTATTTTTCAGATTTATCAATTTCTGAATATTCACCAAAATTTTTATATAACCCAATTTTACTTAATTCAAAAAAATTAAATGAAATAAATGATATTGAAGGAACATTAAATATTTTTTTAAAATTAAGTTTTTCTTTAAGTAAAGGAAGTATTTTTTTAAAAAGGAACTTAAATTTAATTATTCTTTGTCCATGTAGAATTTTTTTATTGGATAGAATTATTCTAGAAACCATAAAATCAGTAAACCAACAAATAACATTATTAACTAAATATAATATTACGGATCCTAATGAAATAATAGAAAAATTTGAAATTATTCTTTGTAGTATAAAAGGAGAATTAAGAAATACTTATGAATCAAGACAAATAAAAATCGATTTTTTTACTAAATATAAAATAAACTATATTAATGGCACTTATGAAATAAAACTTACTTTAAATATAAATGCTTACGATATTTGTGAAGCAGCTAGTATATTATTAAATGGCAAACGTTTATATCCATTAATAACAAAAGAATATACATGGTCAATTCTCTTAAATGGGAGTACTATTGAAATTCATTAATACTTTCTTTATATAACTTGAATTTTCTCTAACACTATATTCTGCTACTCCAGCTATTTCTGCTAATATTTTTTGAGTAAGACATGGCTTCTTTCTCTCTTTCCTTGATATATAACGTTCCGCAACATATAGAGAAGACACAGCAAATACATATGGGCTTCTTCCTCCTCTTGCTTTACTGTCAAATATTTTTAGAATTTCATTAGAAATCTTCCTAAGTTTTTGTATATAATCTAATAAATCCCATTCATTTTCCACCTTCTCTTTTATTTTCTCATTATTAATTATTTTATCTATTAAAGGTTGAATATAATCTTCACTTCTTCTTATCTTATTTTTTATTTTAATAAAACATTGTATTTTTCTATACGTTTTTGATAAACTTTTAAAGGAAACTCTATGACCAAGTTTCCTTAAAGCAATTGAAATTTCTTTAAATGTTAAAGGTCTTGAATAAATATTCTCTTGTGATGAAATGTATAATGCTATGCCTACGATATTTGGTAATGCTGATACTGAAACATCAGTTTTTTGAAGAATTTTCTTACATATTTCTATACCATAATTTATTAGAAATCTTGGTAAATTTAATATATGGCAAGTATCCAATAATATATGTTTAGCTCTTAAAATTTTATTTGAAGACATGATATAAATATTTTGAATTTTTCTAAGTCTTTGATCCATTATTGATCTTTTAAATGAAATATACGATCCTAATTCGTTTATTGATTGATTATAAGTTACTGGATATTTTAAAATATCATTTGAATTTTCTTCTAAAATAGATTCTTCATTTGGTAAATAAACTCTTTTTAAACTCATTAAACTCAAATTATTATAATCTTCAATTTAAATAAGACGGACGCTACTATACTTTTTAAAGAATAAATATTCTTCTAAAATATTCTCTCTTTCCTTATAGTGAAGGAGATGAATGAAAATGAAATATAAAATTTAAATTAAGTTTTTACTATTAACCATTTATATTACCTTAAATCTTATTTATAAGGAAAGCTTAAGAGGGGAAAAATATTGTCTATTTTAATTTCTAAAAGATTTACAGATGAATTTGCAGCATTAATAGATAAACATGTAAAAATTACAACTATTAATAATGAATGTTTTGAAGGAAAAATAATAGCTGCTAATACTAGCGATTATAGTTTATGGCTAACTGAAGTAAGAATGAATGGTAATATAATACCTAAACTTTTTGTTAGTGGAAACACAATTAAATTTATCGAAATATTAGAATTAGGACCAGATTTATCTAAATTAGCAGACAGGCTAAATAGGCTATTTCCAAACATGGTTAAATATATTAAAGAAGCAGAAGTTATAGTTGTAATGGATCGCATAAGAGTTACCAAAGATGGAATTATTGAAGGAAGTGGACCTGCTGCTGAAAGAGTTAAAAAAGTTT
Coding sequences within:
- a CDS encoding prepilin peptidase, giving the protein MSLINNIDFALFLFFIFYSFYLAILDIKYKAISNYKLLFLLLLGILSITIKILFSNGIKILYNIALTYILSYFMYKLNAIGPGDVIYTLALSFVYPLSKIDKSIFFPINIIIYASFLSFLYILALTNIKFFLFTFLSWFFIGFFSLFFIIFFFNKITIKEVPFIPFLLISTVMSLFYNDIWGGLIWYKL
- a CDS encoding Lsm family RNA-binding protein, which encodes MSILISKRFTDEFAALIDKHVKITTINNECFEGKIIAANTSDYSLWLTEVRMNGNIIPKLFVSGNTIKFIEILELGPDLSKLADRLNRLFPNMVKYIKEAEVIVVMDRIRVTKDGIIEGSGPAAERVKKVYDEWIAEEMKISKSEE